The sequence below is a genomic window from Ovis aries strain OAR_USU_Benz2616 breed Rambouillet chromosome 19, ARS-UI_Ramb_v3.0, whole genome shotgun sequence.
GGAATGCTGTGGCTGGTTTGGTCTGCTATCCAGGCCGCTGAAACTTTCTCCACATCAGCAATAaggctgttttgctttcttatcattacatttcttttttttttgtaatgaaatGTAATGGAGCagcacttttcatttccttcaagaatGTTCCCTTTGCATTCACACCTTGGCTAACTTTTGGCGCCAAAGGCCGAACTTCCAGTCTGCCTCGGCTTTCGACATGCCTTCCTCAcgaagcttaatcatttctagcctttgatttaaagtgagaggcGTGCGACTCCTCCTCTCACTTGAACGATTGGAAGCCCTGGTAGGGTGACTGGTGGCCTAATTCCAGCATTGCTGTGTCTCGGGGAGCAGGGAGGCCTGCGGGGAGAGCAAAAGACGGGGACGACTGGCCGGCAGACACAGTGCCCTTTGTCCTCCGTGCTTGAGTGCGTGTTTCCCAAGAAGGCCCTTCTCTTGCAAGCCGTCGTGCAGTTTGCTCTTTCAAGAGGCCTGTGACGTCAGTTCTGTGGCATCTGATCTCGCTGCTGTGCTCGGGTTTCACCAGTTGGCCCGCTAACGTCCTTCCTTTGGTCTGGCGTTGCCCTCAGTGATGGGGTCTCGGCACCCTCTTCAGTCTGGAATGGTCTGTCTTTTTCTCCATGACTCTGACATCCGTGAGGGGTCCAGGACGGAGCAGCCCTGTCATTGGATGTGAGTTGGTGTGCAAGGACGCTCTGACTCCCGGGCGTTCCGTAGCCACCACGGaggcaggagagaaagaaagggaagaacgTGTGTTTGGGTCATGGTGACCTTATCTCCATTTTACTACTTCCGTTTTCACAAAAGTCCCGTTTGCAGACTTCCTATCCGGAGTTAATAAGAGTTCAAGTTGGGCTTGATTGCATGtcctattaataataataaaacacaacAGCTTAGCTCAAAGAAGACATCCttgggggacctccctggtggtccagtggttaagactctgtgcttccaatgcagagggcacagttcggtccctggttggggaacttaaaGGTGACATTCTTAGAAGAGTGGCTAAAGTTGCTTGAGGGATGATCACCCACCACGTCCTGTTCTGTGAACTTGCCTGAATTACCTCATTTAATGCTCAACAACGGCCCTATCCTCTAGGTactattatttttcacattttcagcCAAGCACCTGAGTCCATGGTAATTACACCGTCAGATATGGAGTCTGGCACAGGTATTTAGTGGTTCCCCAAAGCCCAGGCTGCTTCTCCTGAGCTGCAGGCTGGCTTCTGGTCAATAGCGGTGCAGAGGCAGCTCGTTTTCACCAGTGGAGTGAGTGAGAAGGGCTGCTGGGTACTTCCTGTTTGAGGCTCTGCAGAGGCGCAGGAtcctctattctttttttccaaagtcAGTTGAATGCAGGGGACTCCAAGCCCTATTTTGCGTGTTTAAAGATAAGGGATGGACGCCGCGCACCCGGCAGCGGGCTAGCCATGGCgatgggcggcggcggcggtgggggCAGTGGCGGCAGTGGCGGCAGCTTCCCGGAGCCGGAGGACTCGGTACTGTTCCGGCGCGGCACTGGCGAGAGTGATGATTCTGATGTTTGGGATGATACAGCATTGATAAAAGCATATGATAAAGCTGTGGCTTCATTTAAGCACGCTCAGAAGAACGGTGACATTTCCGAAGCCTCAGAAAAACCAAAAGGCACACCTAAAAGAAAATCTGCTAAGAATAAAAGCCAAAGAAAGAACACCTCAAGTCCTTCAAAGCAGTGGAAAGTTGGTGACAAATGTTGTGCCATTTGGTCAGAAGACGGGTGCATTTACCCAGCTACTATCGCTTCAATTGATTTTAAGAGAGAAACCTGTGTTGTGGTTTACACTGGATATGGAAATAGAGAGGAGCAAAATCTGTCTGATCTACTTTCCCCAACCTCTGAAGTAGCTAATATAGAGCAAAATGCTcaggagaatgaaaatgaaagtcaaattTCAACAGATGAAAGTGAGAACTCCTCCAGGTCTCCTCTAAATAAACCAAATAATACCAGGTCGAGAGCTGCTCCGTGGACCTCTTTTCTGCCCCCACCACCCCATATGCCAGGATCAGGCCTGGGACCAGGAAAGGCGGGTCTAAACTTCAGTGGCCCAccgccgccacccccacccccaccgcattTCCTGTCCTGCTGGCTGCCTCCATTTCCTGCTGGACCACCAATGattcccccaccacctcccatATGTCCAGATTCTCTGGATGATGCTGATGCTTTGGGAAGTATGTTAATCTCTTGGTACATGAGTGGTTATCATACTGGTTATTACATGGGTTTCAAACAAAGTCAAAAAGAAGGAAGGCACTCACATTTCAATTAAGGAGCTTTTTGTCTTTCAGATTCAGGTGTAGCTCTCTCCCAAGGAGATGGTGTTTTGGTGTGCCCTGGTTGAAGTGAACAAGCGTTGCGTCATTTTCTTCATGCACACTTGGATGGGTGCATGTCATCTGCATTTCCCCTTGTGTCATGTGACTCATGCttaaataaacagatattttaagGGAATAATCAGTTTGAATAACTGAACAATGGAAATATGATTAAAAGAAACTCAAGGTCACATACAGTGCAGAAAGTCAATCTGTTAAAATTGCAACTGAGCCCGTTTGTATATTGTAACTTTCTTAGTAAGTATGTTAAGCTTTTTAttaatgcctttaaaaataaataactttaaaaaaaataaaaaatcaaaaaaaaataaagataagggATGGAAACAGTCCCGGGGTCTGTAAGCAGTCTGCTTCCCCTCCCTAACTGCCCCTGCCCCGGCCCGGGAGGGAGCTTTCCCAACACCCCCACCCGAGGTAGTCCCCCCACCCGCCCGCCCGCCGCTTCCACCCAACTGCTGCCCCCATCACCCTGTCCCGTCgctctcttctgctttcttcccAGCACTTCTTCATCTGAAATCCCCTTTCTTACTTCCTCGTCAGAAGTGGTGGTGGTCTTCTCCACCAGGACGCAACTGAACCGCAAGGGGGCGGTGGCCATCGTGCCTGGGTCGCTGCGGGATGCCTCgcaatctttgttgttgttgtcttagctttaaaaaaattttttttaatgaaagtataGTTGTTTTGGGgattcccaggtaactcagtggtaaagactccacttgtcagtgcaggagacatgggttcggtccctgcctcgggaagattccctggaaaaaggaaatggcaaccctccccagtattcttggcctgggaaatcccatggatagaggagcctggtgggctatagtctctGGGGTcccagaagagttggacatgactgagcgactatataACAGCTATcatattgatttacaatgttgtattcattactcttgtacaacagagtgattcaattatacacatattacattctttttttaaaaaatgctcttttccttgggacttccccagaggttcagtggttaagaccctgtacttccaacgcagggggcctgggttctatcccgatttggggaactaagatcccatgcgCTATGGGGTGCAGTcacacaaaaacattttttcccactATGATTTTTACAGGATatgcatatagttccctgtgctatacagtaggaccttcttgtttatccatcctgtatatagaAGCTTACACCTGCTAACCCCAGCCCCCTActccatctcccccaccccctcccccctggcatccacaaatctgttctctgtgtccattCAGAAtcggttttttttttcttgaatgaatgaaagaagattTTCTTTACCAAAGCCTCTGTTAATAGCACTCATTTCGGAAAAGTCCGCCTGGGTAAAGCGCTTGAGAGACGTGGATCTTCTTCTGAAGACCCAATACTAGTTGTTAATCATGATCATGAACAGTGATAGCGAGGGCAGAGGGGTGACCGGGCTGTGGAAGGGCCCGAGGCAGTGGTGTCAGGCCTGCAGGCCAGGAGGCAGAAGCGGGAGCCGGCGGGGAGAGGCTGAACGCCCGGCCTGGAGTTTCTGGTGGAGACGCGGTTCTGTGCTGGTGGCCAGTGTGGAAGaacctttcttttttattgagtcGGGCTGACAGCTTTGCACTGACTCACACAGTGAAAACAGGGGGCTCCACTGCCAGAGCAAACAAAGCCGAGCCATGGGATGAGAGAAGTGTCTGCCGGTCTGTCCAGCTGTCAGGACTGGGCCCCTAATTTACAGCGTCACCAGCAGACACTGAGCGGCAGCATTACCGTAGTGGGCTAGAGACTGAGGGCACAGTGTGCCTGATGCGGGCAGCTCACTCTCAGACTTCAATTTCTGGCTCGAGTGATGAGCCTCTGTGCGGTCCTGGTCGTGGCTCTTCACCCGGCAGAGGCTCAGCTTCACGTCACGGCATCAGATAGATGTTTATTTGGTGTCTCCTCTGTCCCAGCTGTTTGGGGGTACAGCAGTGAACAAGGCTGATCGTACCTTTCCCCTTGGGCAGAAGATGAGGAGGTGTTACGCATCATCACCCCAAGGCCCCATTGTTTTAGGCGCTGCTAGGAAAGGAAGCTGGTGTTAACTATGTGAGGACGCAAATCTCATCACTTAGAAAATGTATGCGCATTTGAAAGAATTCTTTTAGACTGAACTAAATGGAGATTTTATATacgcttgaaagtgaaagtcactcagttgtgtccgactctttgtgaccccgtggactatacagtccatggaatgctccaggccagaatactggactgggtagcctttcccttctccaggggatcttcccaacccaaagatggaacccaggtctccctcattgcaggcagattctttaccagctgagccaccagggaagcccaagaatactggaatgggtagcctgtcccttctccagaggatcttcctgacccaggaatcgaaccagggtctcctgcattgcaaacagattctgtaccagctgagccaccagggaagcccttttatataCTCTTGTGAATACCTAAAAAGGAAAATTGATGAACGAAAATAAATTGGTGAAGATAGTCCTAAAATGGCCCGTCTCtgctaaattcttttttttttttttaagaatctttatttttttaaaatatattttatttacttattttactgctccaggtcttagttgcaacatgcaggctCTTCAGTCTTTGAGGCAgtgtgtggggtctagttccccgaccagggatgaaactcaggctccctgcatcgggagcacagagtctcagccactggaccagaccagcagggaagtctctAAGGACTCTTTTTTTTGAGGAATCCTTTTTTAAGTATTTTCGCATACTCTGGTCGTCGGTGTCGTCAAGAGTGTGAGCAGTGCAGCGTTCCTTAGAAGAGTCCGTGGGAGAACTGATAGCTATCGGTGCTGGGCTCGTAAGCCAGCTGGCTTTCGACTCCTGCTTCTGGGGATGATGCTACAAGTGCCCGTCTCACCGTCTTGCCATCTCCACCCCGCAGCCTCTGGCTCCCAGGCTTTCAGAGAGCGCTCCGCTCTGGTCTCGGGGGTTTTCTTGTGTGTGCTCTGACGCCATTCCCAAGTTTTGAGCTGGCCCATAGCAGGCAATGGGGGCTGCTCCACATCTGCTCTCTGGTCTCGCCAGCAGAAGGTGCAGACCCGTCTGTGGCTGGAGGGAACTGAAGGAGAGACGGAGCATGTCTGCATCAGTGAAGTGTGGTTAGTGTGAGGGCGATGAGCCTGCTGCGGGAGGAGGCAGACAAGGCCGTGATCTCAGCTACCCGGAGTCCTCCCAGCCTGCACTCACAGCTGCCTGGGAAAGGAACCTGAGGCTGAGGCCTGAGCCTGGGAAGAGAGTTCCGAAGGAGGCGAGAGCCTGTGCGAAGGTGTGGAGTCAGGAAACGTGCGTGGCCAGCTCCCAAGCCGGGCTGGTGGTGGTGCAGCCTGGAGctctggtggtggttgttgtgtTGCTccgccgtgtccgactctttgtgacccctgggctgccggcccttcactgtctccaggagtttgctcagactcatgtccttggagttggtgatgccatccaatcatctatcctctgtcagccccttctcatcctgccctcaaagctttcccaacatcagggtctttcccagtgagtcggctcttcacatcaggtggccagagtagtggagcttcagtatcagtccttccaaggaaatcaggactgatctcctttaggattgactggtttgatcttgcagaccaagggactgacaagtcttctctaacaccacagttcaaaagcatcagttctttggcgctcatccACCCAAAAAGCCTGCTGGGCTTTGAttgggattgtattgaatctataaatcAGTTTGGGGGATGGCATGTTAACTATATTGCATCTCCTTAGCCATCAAGATCTCTCCTTTTATTTAGGtgttctttgatttctctcatcagtatatttgtagtttttagcaactgagccacttcactttcacttttcactttcacgcattggagaaggaaatggcaacccactccagtgttcttgcccggagaaccccagggacggaggagcctggtgggctgccgtctatggggtcgcacagagtcggacacgactgaagtgacttagcagtagcagcatactataaatttagatttatatctatttatatctGTTGGTACTTATAAGTAGTCTTGTTGTCAACAAATAAAGCtgtttgggttttatttatttatttatttgtccgTATGActtgtgcgatcttagttccctggccagggatcaaacctgtgcccctgcagaggaagcagagtcccaaataaagttatatttttttcctttcaatctgtgtgccttttatttctttttcttactgcaGCCTCCAGAAGAACATGGAATATGAATGgtgaaaaaggacatctttgttggCTTTCTTGGAGGGAAACCTGCAGTCTCTCACCACTGAGTATACTGATAGCTGTAgattattttgctgttgttcagtcgctcagtcgtgtcctactctttgcgaccccacgaactgcaacacaccaggcctctctgtccttcaccagaTTATTTTGTAGATGACCTTtatctggtcagggaagttccctgCTATCCTGAAAGTTTTTATAATGAacggatattgaattttgtcaagcgCTTTTTCTGCGCCCATTGATAAGATATTCAGGTTTTCTTCTTCTGTCTGTTAATGGGCATacactgattttcaaatgttgaaccagTTGTGGATTCCTGGGATAAACTTTAGTTAGTTGTTTAGCATTTATATTTCTTATAGATTGTTGGATTCAATATACCAACATgtacattttttaatcttttatttggaACATTTTTTCTGACTTGCAGTGTggttttggctgagctgggtctttgctgcggtgtgtgggctttctctagctgcggcaagcaggggctgtgCTTCGTTGCAGTTTGCAGGCTTGCTGTTGCAGTGGCCTCCCTTGTGGCTGAACGCAGGCTCTAGGTGCCCAGGCTTCAGtcgttgcagcttgcaggctcatTAGCGTGGCATTCAGGCCTTTGGGCACTAGGGCTTTAGTGATTAGGTGTGTGGGCTCAGATGTCCTgccgcatgtggaatcttcccgggccagggatcaaacccatgtcccctgccctaGCAGGCacattcctatccactgtaccacgtGGGAAGTCCTGTGCCCTTATTCTTTCGAGGCTTAAAAGAATAGCCTGGAAAGAGTTGATCCAGCAGCTTGTAACGCTCCCCCGAGACTTGGGCGCACTGGTAGCCGAGCTCGGGttcccctctttcctcttcctgtgGCTGCAGCCCTTTGGGGTTTTGCCTGTGTCTCACTTCTGCACACACGTTAGAACAGGATAAAGTTGTGAAACTCGGTTCAGAAACAGGATGTAGGAGGAAGCACTTGCCTCCCGTGGCTAGATCTAAGTTGACTCGCCTCACCTTGCTGAGGCTCTGCTAAGTGCTGGgccccagggcagccctgggGACCGTGTGTCCCTGCTGCGTTCATCCCAGTGGGTCTCTTAGCAGGTGCACAAGGGAGGCTTTGTTTAGCGGGAACTTTTTGCTCCTGTCTCTGCCCTCCCGGCTTCTTCCAAAGGCATCGAGACCAGGGCTGCTCCGAGGAGACTGAAAGGCTCTGTGTCTTACCAGCAGGCAGCTTCCAGCAGCCAGGAGGCCTGGAGTGAGCCTGCAGGCCCGGGAAGGGGAAATGTAGGGAGGGGCTGGGCTGCAGCCTTACCGGGGTTGTTTTGTAAGCAGAGGCCAAGGGGGTGGGGAACTTTCTGAAGGAAAGTCTTTGTTTTCACCTGGCACACGGGTGATTTGAAAGTGAGAGGCATGGGAGAAAGGCCTGCTTTGGGGAGTGATGTGACTGAAGCTGGGGGTGCGGACCACAGTTAACTGCGCCTTTGAACCAAGGATGCGGTGGCTGGAGGGGGAAGCAGTCAGGGGCGAGGCATATACTTCTGCCCCGTGGTCTTGTCCCCGCTTCGGAGTCATTTTCTAAAACCCGACCAGAGAGCAGCAGAGGGGACGCTGACAGCCCGCTGGAGGCAGGGGCCCTGGCATGGTTTTTTCTTTCATCCAGTGCTTTGTCTGTGTAAAGGTCTAGACAGACAGCTCTGCCAGCTGGTTTGGAGCCTGCTGTCAGCAGTCTGAGGAATCCGAGGCAGCCGCCTCCCATTTGAGCTCACAGGGGTAGTTTCCCGCCTGCGCCCGAGAGCTGTGATGTAGGAGGGGCTCCTCACGTCACCCcaaggcccccccccccccaggacaTCTGTGCCACCTGTCACCCTCCTCCCTGTGTGCTCAAGTCCTGCAGCCCCTGGAGTCCACCCTGAACCACTCCCACTCTTTACAGAGGATGTGCCTGCCTTCCTGCCCTCCAGCAGCCTTCCTCACAGATGGTACCTTCCTGACGTTATtcgtcttttgttttcttttctttaaaaaaaaaaaaagaaatttatttgagctgcgctgggtcttagttgcagcatgcgggatcttgaATCTTCATTTGagcatgtgggctctttagttacg
It includes:
- the LOC114109375 gene encoding survival motor neuron protein-like, encoding MAMGGGGGGGSGGSGGSFPEPEDSVLFRRGTGESDDSDVWDDTALIKAYDKAVASFKHAQKNGDISEASEKPKGTPKRKSAKNKSQRKNTSSPSKQWKVGDKCCAIWSEDGCIYPATIASIDFKRETCVVVYTGYGNREEQNLSDLLSPTSEVANIEQNAQENENESQISTDESENSSRSPLNKPNNTRSRAAPWTSFLPPPPHMPGSGLGPGKAGLNFSGPPPPPPPPPHFLSCWLPPFPAGPPMIPPPPPICPDSLDDADALGSMLISWYMSGYHTGYYMGFKQSQKEGRHSHFN